The sequence below is a genomic window from Cicer arietinum cultivar CDC Frontier isolate Library 1 chromosome 6, Cicar.CDCFrontier_v2.0, whole genome shotgun sequence.
ATGGATTAACTTAATCACAAGATACATAAATTCCTAAAATCGCtagcaaaataaaatttcttaattCTAAGATAGTTAAAtgttaataacataaataaatttttgaataaacaaTAAACGTCAAATAACGTAATATCAGAAGATCTGAAtctcaaataaaatttcatGATCTCATAATCACTAGTCGTCAAACCTACAACTAAAAAGATAattctcaaatatataaaattcaccAATTAACATAATGAAAAACTCATATCTAAATtgtgataaataataaataacattcataaaaaaattaggtCTTACAAGATTGTAACATTGCGATCAATAAAAAACTCATATCTAAACACATGCAAAGAAGATCAACCGACTTACCTTTAGCAAAAGACAATCATATAGAAACTCTgacaaaaattttatattaggAACCACTTATACATAtacttcatatttaatttaaaaaaaaccacATAATATATtcgaatttcaaatatatttatacaacatataatccacaaaaaaaaaaattcaatttttaaataaatttcaaataaattgttttaaagatttttaaattgttatttgttaaaaataaatttataaatattattatatatataacaaaaatatttttatttttaaacccatatatatgtatgaattattattttaagcttttttaaatttttttatttttttaaaatttatattttattacattaatttaaatacaaaatattttaattttttttccactcaataaaatttattcatttttgatattttcattcattcaattcacttttaatgtatttgtattttaaaaaatataatttatttccgAAAATTATACCTTATAACCAACCTTTATATTCCCGCATTTTCTGccaattttatcattttcatttgaaaaaaaaaaattgtacctCACTTAATTCAACTTGAGTTCCGGAAAacttaaataaagtattttgaaACTCGTTCAAAATATTTcgaattttgtgttttttttcaagttttttggaacacatttatatttcaaattttttttttgttttctgtaatattaatgtgttttaaaaaatttaaaatttttatagtaGAAAATTGAAAGCTTTAATACATaactttttggtttttaaattcaaaatttgtattttggattttttttctttaatttttttaaaatacaaatttatctataaagctaaaattttgtatttaatttttttttcaagttttctaaaccaaaaaacataaaatttgatttttatttatttataaaaaagtataaaattgaatatttattaaaatatgaggtAAAAATATAAGCATGTGGTGTAGAATATAATTTTCTGTTTTATGTGCTTACATAGAAAAACTAAGAGATATCTAAATAAATGtacaaagaatttaaatatttaactcagtaaacaaattatattagaAAGCAATATAGTTCTCTTATACTTAATGAAATACACTCTATTCCAATGATTATCTATATTATCATTCCATCAAATGAATAACCCtcattttacataattaattttaataaatattatatattttatgaatatttagttcactgtaaatttttttaatgtcatgTAAACCaatcatatataaaaatttatttatagatttgataaaaataaaataaatctatttattaagtttttttacaccattaatatattaattaataatttatttaaatatataaaataaatacaaaaaatataaaataatttttataatatgaatTGATTATCTATGTTCGCCATACTAGTTGTTATTATTCTTAAATCTTGACTCAAGTGTTTAATAATTGTTAtgattattattgtaataattATACTCGAGCCGTAACGTAATTGCAGTTATCCTGGCGATGACGTTTTACACCTACTATATCCGTTTACTGCTAGGGAGACAAAAAGGAATCCCCCTCCCTACTGcggtataaattaaatataagttaATCTGAACCGTCCATTGTAATCGTTAGGCTCGTCACCATTTCTCTGCGATCGCTCTCTTTTTAAGCTCCTTCTTCCTCCATACTCTCTCACTCTTCTCAAAATAGCAAAACCCAATTCAGAGAAACAAAACACAAATGGCTGATTGTAAACGCTCTGCTTCAACAATTGTAGCCATGAACGATGCTTCTCCAAACGGAACCTCCATCTCCAAGAAAAGGAAAACCACTGCTTCTCTTTCTCCTCCTGCGTCGCAGTTCCGCTCCTCTGAAATGCAGCTCCAGCTTCTCAACTCCAATCATTCACTTCCTCAATCTCCAGACAAAACCATCTCGCCGGTAACTTCCGTGAATTCAGCTGTAATGGAGGCTTCCGACGAAATTCGGTTGGATTGGACTCCGCTGTCTCGTTTCCGCTCAAGGAAGTTTGCTGTAACCACCGACGTCGTTAAGGAGCTCGAAACCTCGCCGTTAGATTCGGAGGTTAGTTTCTTTGAAATTCTGAGTTCACCAATGAACTTCCGTTTTcgaattatttttgtttttgtttatttgagttttctttctttctttttagctGGAATTGCTTTCTATAATTAACctatttaattgaatttatttgcATTAGTTTACTATGATTCGCCAATTAATGTGATGAATTGATGATCCTCCAGCTGCAAACCAAGGGTTCCGAAACGGTAGACTCAACGAAGCGCAATTTGAAGTCATTCAGGTTTTTAACTTTATTTCAGTTTCGCTGCTCTAATATTTACACGTTCCATTTTCTAACGAAAAATTGCCAATTAAGAAATGCtatctatatttaattaattttttttccacgATCGTGTTCAGTTTATTGAACAACGGAGACTCGAAACCAAGAGTGTTGTTTACTGGGAATAGGCCGACGGAGGAAGAGACGGATGAATTCTTTGCAAAGGCCGAGAGGGAGGAGCAGAAACGGTTTGCCGAGAAGtaagtaaaatataactatACGCTATATACTCCCCATGGCGAGAAAATTAGTCACGGCCAGTTCAAGTTTCAAAgcaatattaatcaatttttttcaactATAATCTTTGTATCAATAATTGATAACGGTAATGTAGTAAAAGCACTTCCTctctattattgttattttcaaATGACTTCTTACATAGCGACGGTAAAAATTACACTAGAAAAGGAATGTGAGCAATGAGCTACTGAACTCCCTCCCTGGCAGTGATGAAGTGATGGCAGAATCGAACCCTAACTAACTAACAACTTTCCCTTGTGTGCAGGTACAACTTTGATATTGTTAGAGGTATGCCGTTGGAGGGTCGGTACGAGTGGGTTCGTTTACATTGAATGTAAtgaatgagagagagagagagagagagaggagaaagaaagaaagaaagaaaaaaaaaacaaaaaaaaaagcgtGCATTTTTAGTTATAGAGTCAGAGAAAGAGATAGGTAGAGAGGGATTAATGGAAAGTGAAGTGGAGAGGGAGAGATAAGTAGCTAGAGTGTAGTGAGTAGTGGTGCCCACAGGACACGGATGACTGGTAAGGAAGCTAAACTGACACAAGGTTAAAGTAAATTGACCGTGCAACTTCTGGTACATATATATTGGAGAGACGGTGATGCTGGTGATCATGGGTGGTATAGGACTTTTgtacagttatatatttaaatttaactgTTTTCTCTTTATGTTGGATACAACTACCTGCCTTAATTTTCTGCAACAACACACACAATCAATCTCAGCTGAGCTCTCATAGATAGCAGTAGAGAAGTTTAGAATCTTCTTAATTTCTTAAGGTTAAATTCGGGTTGTGTCGTGTGGGAACTGTACAATTAATGGCATTCTGTCTCTTTCAGTGTTTCCAGTACAATAAAGGAATCAGCTAGTTCTTGTTAGGGTGGTTTACATTATTCATTGTTTAGAACTCATTCATACAACTTCAGTTGTTATttggaaattttatttattatgaaaaaaGTGTCTTCTATTCGAGCTTCCTTTTGGGTGCACGTTTCCTTTTTAGCTTTCTGCATCTTCAAttacctttattttatttttgtgtgtgtatggaattcttctttttctttcctttagACTGTTTTGGAATATCCTCTCGATCCCAAACTATGATGCCCCAACTCACCGTGGGGACCATATGTTTGACACATAAATAAATGACTGCATAAACTAATTAACTTTTCCTTTTTATGCTCAACTATGTATTATTTTTCTGAGAAGAACTAATTAACTCTTCCTAGGCGCATGTTAATGATTATAACTATCCAAATTAACACCAAGTAGATCTTTTCCCCTAAAAATGATCTTCACCTCTATTAtcaattctaaaaaataatattcattctGTATACGTGATCTTTTGTttactaaattttaattaagataCAATGtcttttatgaaaaatacataaagaaaatattaaagaaaaatagaaagtcagagagaaaaaaagaattGATAAGAGAGATCATAAAGAGGTGAGAAGAACGGAAaagaattttaatataaatgatttaaattaaCAACCACTTATAGCACCCATATCTTATAATTTACTTCATGACTTCCTTTTTAATTCTCACTTTGGTAGGAATATACAtcgttttcaaaatttaatttaatattaattattgttttttagtACTAATACTTTTAACTACTTATTAGagatatgtaataaataatgaaactattataaaaaaatataagtaataattttatcaaaagtaataaaattttaaaagtttcacaTATACTTATTGAATTATATATCAAGATTTCAtagaacaaaatttattaattggcTAGTCTTAGTATGTGTAAATATCGACAAAACCACaactattaattaaaaagttagaAGTAAAAATTTAGTATTCTATCAATTTATGGACCCACGATATATActtcaaagaaaaattatattaatgaaCATCCAAACATTTAAATGATATATtcagagagagaaaaaaatagatagatttgatatattaataagGTGTTAGCAtgtaagagataaaaaaaatgcaatatcaaataaatatatataaataatacatgtatatatatatatatatcattcttggctttcaaatttaattatggATTTGTTTGGTTAAATAGTGGAAACGCATGTTCCTTTTTTGCATTGTTTCCGTAGAGTTAACTTTATTAAATGAACATAATGCGTATGAGagaatctagtccattttataCGCGTTAATTGTCATTCACTCTTTTGGACCATTTTACAAGTGTTAATTGTCTTTTTGGATTGATCTTCAATTATTAGAAATTGCAAAATAAGTACGTTTATATCTATTAATAAAGTATCAAAGATACCGAAGAAAATATTGCTTGCCTTTAATTGAAAGAGAACGTTTAACAGATCACATGACAGTCGTCATCAACAATGTACCCCCCCTAGTAATTTTAGCAAGTGCTACTGTCTTTTACATATATAGCATGGTTAGCTAGCTTGAACAAATAGGCAAAAAGGAAAGTAGCTTTTAATCTTCAATTTTGCTTCTTGTTTAACGGTTGCTTGGTAAATAAAGGATATACATAGAGACGTGACATAATATTCTTTATGAATGATAAAGTTGTTCATCAATTATATTATGACAGTGGTAATTGTCGAAGGAACAAAGTCCATAGCTCCCATGTGTCATCATTACACACGTGTCCTAAATGGGAACACCACAACCTTTATCCATGTCATTATGGAGCCAAATGTGCAGTTTCCAGGCATTACATTGTTCATGAACCTTTTTTATGTGATgaaccaaataaaacaataaataaaaagatagtaTGAATGATGAAAGTATAAGACTTGCACGTGATGTGGTGGAGTAATATAGCGTGCTTTATTTTGCTTTGGATCTGATGTGCCGTTTTAAAATGCAACTGCAGTGCACAACACACAAGAGAAATATACATACGGATGTTTTCCACTATAATTTCTTATAGATCGTTactaatttttctttcaaaaatatccTAATTTCATTAGTTAATGCCTTCATTTGCATGGAcacataaaaatttgaaaaactaatataaaCATGATTTCCACAATATAGgtctaaaacaaattttaaaattttaatattagtagtaattttatttataaaagttcatagtaaatattataattttagatagaaattacaaaggagataaaaaaaatagtacatTGAATAATAGAAGATTTATTGTTACATGAAGTAGCACAATATATAAGATTTATATACTAATCAGAAAAACTAACAAGTCTAACTAATGCGACTAGTAttgtatttaatatttcttaaatGTTTTTACTTCCCTTTTAGcttaaaaaatacaacaacaacaaaaaaaattaaaaatacttcgactacaaaaaaatatgaaatgtccaaatttattgattaaaaaaatttgaccatccataattttttttatacgtTGAatctaaaatatcaattaaaactacaaagaataaaatttacttaatcattaattaattactttatggACATAAATTAGAATGTCAATTAGactataaaaaattgtttaaccAACTATTATCTTAATTAATATAAGCTAAATATTAATGAGGCTTTTTGAAGAAGTATAAcacctttttttaaaaaaaattcttctttaTTTGGAACAAGAAAGATTcaaatactatatttttatcAGAATCTTTCTCCttgatctttattttattttatgcttgatctttcttgttatttttttatatcctTCGTCCAAAtcaattcttattttttaaccATCGACTGCAACTTATGATAAAGTTATTGATATCAAAGATATTCTTGTGATCTTGTACATGTTGCCTGCACTTTTTCGCAAGCTTCTTGATTCAATCCCTGATGGGGTTTGATTTGCCGCCACCACTTCAAAGTCGTcagcatttttttaaaataaaaataacctataaaatcattaaaaaaaaatactaattaaagAAATACACTGCACATTTCAACgtaaatttcaattattgtatatattttgagtTTCGTCTAGAGatttaaaaatcaaaccaatgatctgataaactaaaaaaataaaatcgaaatcatataaattgattttttttctatgtTTAAGTTCAATATGAACCGAAATAAACTCAATCTCTATTGATTTGAGaatatagttttacttcatttaaaataaactatctGGAATTCGAggacttagacaccacatctcaacccaaaacttTAAGACAAtaggtttatgggtcattctcTTTATATATCGATCCAATGTAGCCTCCATTCCTAGTCAATGTgagactaaccactcataattgaatttcaACAAATACTACGTCACTAGTGTTATCTTAAATATGTGTTCTCTTTAaggattttttaataatttacatattatttttttcattgtaaTTTGTATACTCTTGtcgttaaaaaaatatttacgtaatgttttgatatatagtataaaaaatctagtgattgaaatagaaaatttatatttttaaaataagtatcttaatttttattaatgtcaaTTTGATTGAACTGAACCAAATCAACATACAGCTCATTAATTTGGGTTTAATTTTGTAAGAATTTATAAAAGCTCAACCAAACTAGCTATCTTTTTCCTCTACAAACATATGAGCCAAAATAATACGTTAAATCCATAATTCTATCTCCCCTAAAACCGTGCAATTTTTCAATCCAATCCCTCCTTCTTTTGAAGttgtgtttgtaaaaatatttgcGTGTTTACATCGCAAATTTACAGTATAAAATTCTAATGTACAATAAAATactatgtttaattaatttatcaatttaaaatttaaaaattcgaCACCTCTAAAGTATTTGTTCAAGTTCTACCACTAAATCCAACCTCGAGAAACTTCTTCTTCTGGCCTTTTGTGTACTCttggtattttttttgttgaacttcatATTTTCCTAATAACATTAATCAATGATCCtttgtttttattgttgaaAATGATGAATATTTACATTTGATCAaggaatttattttttgtgcATCCATTGATGCTTATGCTTCAAGTTTCTCTATGTTGGGACTAGAAATATAATTGCAAGATGAAATGAGTCTCATGGAGATGAAAATCgaccaaaacaaaaaaatttggaaTCTTAGAATTTTGATGGAAAACTTAATGAATCTAATAGAAATAGTACAATAAAACTTATATAGTTAATAAGAACAAGTGACCAATACGACCAATATTGTATGTaatagtaaataataataattttttgcgAGCATAGCTAAAATTTTAGTAAA
It includes:
- the LOC101496012 gene encoding uncharacterized protein — encoded protein: MADCKRSASTIVAMNDASPNGTSISKKRKTTASLSPPASQFRSSEMQLQLLNSNHSLPQSPDKTISPVTSVNSAVMEASDEIRLDWTPLSRFRSRKFAVTTDVVKELETSPLDSELQTKGSETVDSTKRNLKSFSLLNNGDSKPRVLFTGNRPTEEETDEFFAKAEREEQKRFAEKYNFDIVRGMPLEGRYEWVRLH